Genomic DNA from Streptomyces sp. AM 2-1-1:
GCGTTCCGGGAGCAGGGCGGACACCTGCTGACCTCGCTCGGCGTCGCGCTCGGCGCCGTGGTCATCTGCCTCCTCTTCTCGGCTCCGGCCGCCTACGGGCTCGCGCAGTTCAAGCTGCGGGGCACGAAGACCGTCGTCTTCGGCACCCTGATCACGCAGATGGTCCCCGGCATCGTCATCGCGAACGCCCTGTACAGCGCCTACGTGGACCTGGGCCTGGTCAACTCCTACGCCGGTCTGATGCTGGCCGACGCCTCGCTGGGCATCCCCTTCGCGATCGTGCTCATGCGGTCGTTCATGGTGGCGATCCCGCGCGAGGTCATCGAGGCGGCGGAGGTCGACGGCGCGGGCCGGTTCCGTACCTTCGTCCAGGTCGTGCTGCCGATGAGCCGCAACTCGCTGATCACGGCGGGGCTGTTCTCGTTCCTGTACGCATGGAGCGATTTCATGTTTGCCCTCACACTGAACACCACGGACGACGTGAAGCCGATCACGCTGGGCATCTACCAGTACATCGGTGCGCACGTCGGAGACTGGGGCTCGGTCATGTCCGCGGCGGTTCTGTCGGCGATCCCGGCTGCCGTGCTGCTCGTCCTGTCCCAGAAGTACATCGCCGCCGGGATCACCGGTGGCTCGGTCAAGTAAGGGCTTTTCATGAGTGAGTTCCCTGTCTTCCCTCCGGGTTTCGTCTTCGGTGCGGCCACCGCGTCGTACCAGATCGAGGGCGCGGTGGCCGAGGACGGCCGCGGCCCCTCCATCTGGGACACGTACAGCCACACGCCGGGACGTACGGATGGCGGCGACACGGGTGACGTGGCCTGCGACCACTACCACCGCTACCCCGAGGACGTGGCGCTCCTGCGCGACCTGGGCGTGGAGTCGTACCGTTTCTCCATAGCCTGGCCGCGCATCCAGCCGACCGGCAGCGGCCCGGCCAACGCCAAGGGCCTGGACTTCTACTCGCGGCTGGTCGACTCGCTGCTGGAAGCGGGCATCGAGCCCGCCGCCACCCTCTACCACTGGGACCTTCCGCAGGCCCTGGAGGACAAGGGCGGCTGGCGGGTCCGCGAGACCGCGGAGCGCTTCGGCGAGTTCACCTCGATCGTGGCCGAGCACCTGGCCGACCGGGTGCCGCGCTGGATCACCCTCAACGAGCCCTGGTGCAGCGCCTTCCTGGGCTATTCGGTCGGACGGCACGCCCCGGGCGCCAAGGAGGGCACCGGCGCGCTGGCCGCCGCCCACCACCTGCTGGTCGGCCACGGCCTGTCCATGAAGGCGCTGCGTGCCGCGGGCGTCCGCGAGGCGGGCATCACCCTCAACCTGGACCGCAACCTCCCGGCCACCGACACCGACGCTGACCGGGGCGCGGTGCTCCGCGCGGACACCCAGCACAACCTGGTGTGGACCGAGCCGATCCTCGCCGGCCGTTACCCCGCGAGCGACGAGGAGACCTGGGGCGAGCTGATCACGGCGCAGGACTTCCGCCTCGACGGCGACCTGGAGCTGATCTCCCAGCCGATCGACTTCCTGGGCATCAACTACTACCGGCCGATCGTCGTCGCGGACGCCCCGTACCGCGAGGCCGACCCGGCGCTGCGGGTGGCGACCGACAACCGGCTCCGCGAGACGGAGTACCCGGACGTCCGCCGTACCGCGATGGGCTGGCCCGTCGTGCCGGAGACCTTCACCGATCTGCTGACGGATCTGAAGAAGACCTACGGCGAGGCCCTGCCGCCCATCCACATCACGGAGAACGGCTCGGCCGAGTACGACACGGTCGACGCGGACGGCGCCGTGCACGACACGGACCGCGTCGAGTACCTGCGCGACCACCTGGCGGCCCTCAAGGCCGCCATGGACGCCGGTGTGGACGTCCAGGGCTACTACGTCTGGTCGCTGCTGGACAACTTCGAGTGGGCCCTCGGGTACGCGAAGCGGTTCGGGATCATCCGGGTCGACTACGACACCCAGGAGCGCACCCCGAAGGACAGCTACCGCTGGTACCAGCAGCTGATCAAGGCGCACAAGTCCGCCTGACCACCGCCGGTTCCCGGCCGGGGGCGTGCGCACGGTCCGCCGCGCGTACGCCCCCGCGGCGCGTCCGGGGCGCACCTCCCGGGCGAGGGGTCAGCCCGCCGGGGCGCCGGCGCCGGGAGTGCGGCGCCGGGCGAGGTGGTGCAGCCGCAGGGCGAGCTGGATCTCCAGCGCCCTGCCGGGTGTGTTCCAGTCCGGGCCGAGGAGCTGGGCGACCCGGTCGAGGCGCTGGACCACGGTGTTGACGTGGACGTGCAGCGCGTCCTTGGCCCTGGCCGGGCCGGAGCCGTGGGCGTAGTAGGCGTCGAGGGTGCGGGCGAGTTCGGTGCCGCGCCGGGCGTCGTAGTCGAGGACCGGGCCGAGGACCCGGTCCACGTATCCGGCGAGGTCGGTCCGGTCGCCCAGCAGCACGCCGAGGAAGCCGAGTTCCTCCAGGCCCGCGCCCTCGCCGGTGCGGTCGAGGACCTCCAGCGCTTCGAGACAGCGGCGCGCCTCGTCGTAGGCGCCGGGCAGGGACTCGGGGCCGGTGGTGGGACCGGCGACCCCCGCGGTGACCGGTGCGCCGATCGCGCGGCCGAGGTCCTGGGCCAGTTCCCGCGCCAGCGGTCCGGGTTCTGTGGTGGGCACGAGGAGGACCGCGCAGCCGTCGCGCACCCCGGCCAGGCCGCCCAGCAGCCGGGCGCGCCGGGCCGCCTCGGTCAGCAGCCGCGGGCGCAGGTCGGGTTCGCAGCCGAGGACGAGGACGGCGTGCGGACGCGACAGGTGGACGTCCAGCTTCCTGGCCCGCAGCGTCATGCTCCCGGTGTCCCGGTGGCTCCCCGGCGGGTGGCCGGTGAGCAGGTCGTCCAGCAGTTCACCGCGCACCCGGTCCTCGGCCTCCGCGACCGACCTGCGCAGCAGCAGGAGCAGCGCGGTGACCAGGGCGGCCCGCTCGAACAGCCGCTGGTCGGCGGCGGTGAGCCCGGCCCTTCCGGTGAGGACGAGACTGCCGAGGAGCTCCGGGCCCGCGAGCGCCGCGCAGACCCAGCTGCCCTCGACGGGGACGGCCCGGCCGCCCCGGCGGGAGGCTTGGATGCCCTGCTCGGACGGGACGGCTGCACCGGTCCCCAGGCGGGCGAGTTCGGTGCCGTCCGCGTCGTGGACCGCGAGGTTGCCGCCGAGCAGAGCGGCGATCTCGCGTGCGACGTCGTCGACGCCGCCGCCGCGCAGGACCAGGTCGGTGAGCCGGTCGTGGGCGTCCGCGGCGCGGTGCAGGGCCTCGCTGTGGGCGCGTGCCGTCTCGTTGGCCGCGTTGAGTTCGACGAGCGCGGAGCGGGTCTCCTCCAGCAGGCGCGCACCGTCGATGGCGACGGCGGCGTGGTCGGCGAGGGAGGCGAGCAGGGCGATGGCCTCGGGGGCGAAGTCGCGGGAGGTGCGGTCCGCGGCGAACAGGACGCCGATGACGCGTCGGCCGACGCGGAGCGGCACCCCCAGGATGCCGACGAGTCCTTCCTCGCCGACGCCCGCGTCGATGGCGCCGGTGTGCTTGAAGCGGCGGTCGGTGCGGTAATCGGCGCTGGCGTACGGGCGGGCGGTCTGGGCGACGAGGCCGCCGAGTCCCTCGCCCATGCCGAGGCGCAGTTGCTGGAACCTGGCGGAGACCGAGCCCGCGGTGACCCGCATGAACGTGTCGCCGGCGGCGGGGTCGTTGAGGGTGAGGTAGGCGACGTCGGTGTTGAGCAGGGTGCGGGCCCGGTGGACGATGGCTCGCAGCACGGCGTCCGGATCGCGCAGAGCGGCCAGGTCGCCCGCCGTGTCGAAGAGTGCGGCGAGTTCAGCCTCACGTCTGCGCCGCTGGGTCAGGGTCCGGTGGATCGCCAGGGCGGTGCGGGTGGCGTCGTCGACGGCTTCCTGTTCGCGCGGGTGGGCATGGGCCGCGCGGGTCCGGGCCGCGGGCCCGGCGAGCTGCTCGGCGGGCGCCTCGGCGGCGAGGAGGTCGAGCAGCTCCCGGAGGGCTGCCGCCACCGTCGACGTACCGGCGTCCGTTTTCGCGTTGGTCACGGTGGCGGTCCTTCCCGGCCGGCCACTCGGGGCCGGTCCGCGATCGGTCGGGGCGGATACGGGGGACGAGGTCCGTCCCCGCCGGGCGGGGACGGACCTCTGGCGGGGACGGACCTCTGGCGGGGACGGGCCGATCAAACCCGGTCGGTGGCGGCGACCGGCACGTCCTGCGCGCGCGGCTCCCCGGCCGACGCGGGGCGGGTCAGGTCACGGCCCCGGGTCTCCTTGATCACGAGGACGGTGAGCGTGGTGACCACCGCGGCGGCGCAGAGGTACAGGGCGACGGGCGTCCCGGAATCGTAGTTCCTGAGGAGCTCGACGGCGATGATGGGTGCGAGGGCGCCCGCCAGGATGGAGGCGAGCTGGGAGCCCATGGAGGCTCCGGAGTAGCGGACCCGGGTATCGAACATCTCGGAGATGAAGGCCGCCTGCGGCCCGTACATGGCCCCGTGGAAGAGCAGACCGACGGTGACCGCCAGCGTGATGACGGCGAACGACTCCGAGTCGACCAGGGCGAAGAAGGCGAAGGCCCACAGAGCCATGCCCGCCGAGCCGACCAGCGTCACCGGCCTGCGGCCGAGCCGGTCGGAGAGGGCGCCCCACATCGGGATGGTGACGAAGTGGACCGCGGAGCCGATCAGTACGGCGTTCAGAGCCGTGCTCCTGGGCAGGCCCAGGTGCGTGGTGACATAGACCAGCACGAAGGACGTGAGCAGGTAGTAGGAGATGTTCTCGCCGAACCGGGTGCCGATGGCCCCGAGCACCTGGCGCCAGCTGTGGCGGAAGACTTCCACGACCGGCGGCTCGTCCTTGGCCCCGCCGGCCGCCTCGGCCTCCGCCTCGGCGCGGGCGGCGAGGAAGACCGGGGACTCGGAGAGCGAGACGCGGATCCAGAGTCCGATCACGACCAGGACGCCGGACAGCAGGAACGGGATGCGCCAGCCCCAGGAGAGGAACGCCTCCTCCGACTGGACGGCGGCCAGCAGCGCCAGCACACCGGTGGCCAGCAGGTTCCCGCCGGGTGCGCCGGCCTGCGGCCAGGACGCCCAGAAGCCCCGGTGCTCGGGGCCGCCGTGCTCGGACACGATCAGCACCGCGCCGCCCCACTCGCCGCCCAGCGCGAAGCCCTGCACCAGGCGCAACACGGTGAGCAGGATGGGAGCGCCGACGCCGATGGTGTCGTAGGTGGGCAGCAGGCCCATCGCGAAGGTCGCGCCGCCCATCATCATCAGGCTGAGCACGAGGAGCTTCTTGCGGCCGATGCGGTCTCCGAAGTGGCCGAAGACCAGGCCGCCGACGGGCCGGGCGGCGAAGCCGATCGCATAGGTGACGAACGCGATCAGGGTGCCCACCAGCGGGTCGCCGGTGGGGAAGAACAGGGTGTTGAACACCAGGGCGGCGGCGGAGCCGTAGAGGAAGAAGTCGTACCACTCGATGGTGGTGCCGATCAGGCTGGCGCTGACGATCCGGGCTATGCCGGAGCGGGCCTCGGGTGGCTGGGAGGTGCTGACGTCGGCGGTC
This window encodes:
- a CDS encoding GH1 family beta-glucosidase encodes the protein MSEFPVFPPGFVFGAATASYQIEGAVAEDGRGPSIWDTYSHTPGRTDGGDTGDVACDHYHRYPEDVALLRDLGVESYRFSIAWPRIQPTGSGPANAKGLDFYSRLVDSLLEAGIEPAATLYHWDLPQALEDKGGWRVRETAERFGEFTSIVAEHLADRVPRWITLNEPWCSAFLGYSVGRHAPGAKEGTGALAAAHHLLVGHGLSMKALRAAGVREAGITLNLDRNLPATDTDADRGAVLRADTQHNLVWTEPILAGRYPASDEETWGELITAQDFRLDGDLELISQPIDFLGINYYRPIVVADAPYREADPALRVATDNRLRETEYPDVRRTAMGWPVVPETFTDLLTDLKKTYGEALPPIHITENGSAEYDTVDADGAVHDTDRVEYLRDHLAALKAAMDAGVDVQGYYVWSLLDNFEWALGYAKRFGIIRVDYDTQERTPKDSYRWYQQLIKAHKSA
- a CDS encoding carbohydrate ABC transporter permease; the protein is MNGMATTTPAVSAHAAGRPAENKPKRRWGAMIAGIVILCVMLFPLYWMVNTALQPESGLLEVDPVPHSLDFSGFGDAFREQGGHLLTSLGVALGAVVICLLFSAPAAYGLAQFKLRGTKTVVFGTLITQMVPGIVIANALYSAYVDLGLVNSYAGLMLADASLGIPFAIVLMRSFMVAIPREVIEAAEVDGAGRFRTFVQVVLPMSRNSLITAGLFSFLYAWSDFMFALTLNTTDDVKPITLGIYQYIGAHVGDWGSVMSAAVLSAIPAAVLLVLSQKYIAAGITGGSVK
- a CDS encoding MFS transporter, with product MTADVSTSQPPEARSGIARIVSASLIGTTIEWYDFFLYGSAAALVFNTLFFPTGDPLVGTLIAFVTYAIGFAARPVGGLVFGHFGDRIGRKKLLVLSLMMMGGATFAMGLLPTYDTIGVGAPILLTVLRLVQGFALGGEWGGAVLIVSEHGGPEHRGFWASWPQAGAPGGNLLATGVLALLAAVQSEEAFLSWGWRIPFLLSGVLVVIGLWIRVSLSESPVFLAARAEAEAEAAGGAKDEPPVVEVFRHSWRQVLGAIGTRFGENISYYLLTSFVLVYVTTHLGLPRSTALNAVLIGSAVHFVTIPMWGALSDRLGRRPVTLVGSAGMALWAFAFFALVDSESFAVITLAVTVGLLFHGAMYGPQAAFISEMFDTRVRYSGASMGSQLASILAGALAPIIAVELLRNYDSGTPVALYLCAAAVVTTLTVLVIKETRGRDLTRPASAGEPRAQDVPVAATDRV
- a CDS encoding GAF domain-containing protein, translating into MTNAKTDAGTSTVAAALRELLDLLAAEAPAEQLAGPAARTRAAHAHPREQEAVDDATRTALAIHRTLTQRRRREAELAALFDTAGDLAALRDPDAVLRAIVHRARTLLNTDVAYLTLNDPAAGDTFMRVTAGSVSARFQQLRLGMGEGLGGLVAQTARPYASADYRTDRRFKHTGAIDAGVGEEGLVGILGVPLRVGRRVIGVLFAADRTSRDFAPEAIALLASLADHAAVAIDGARLLEETRSALVELNAANETARAHSEALHRAADAHDRLTDLVLRGGGVDDVAREIAALLGGNLAVHDADGTELARLGTGAAVPSEQGIQASRRGGRAVPVEGSWVCAALAGPELLGSLVLTGRAGLTAADQRLFERAALVTALLLLLRRSVAEAEDRVRGELLDDLLTGHPPGSHRDTGSMTLRARKLDVHLSRPHAVLVLGCEPDLRPRLLTEAARRARLLGGLAGVRDGCAVLLVPTTEPGPLARELAQDLGRAIGAPVTAGVAGPTTGPESLPGAYDEARRCLEALEVLDRTGEGAGLEELGFLGVLLGDRTDLAGYVDRVLGPVLDYDARRGTELARTLDAYYAHGSGPARAKDALHVHVNTVVQRLDRVAQLLGPDWNTPGRALEIQLALRLHHLARRRTPGAGAPAG